A window of Pseudomonas denitrificans (nom. rej.) genomic DNA:
CACCCGCTGTTCGCCGCCCCCGTCCTGTTGCTGATCGACCTGCTGCTCTGGCGGCTGGTCGGCCCGGCTCATCCGCACTGGCGGCTGGCCACGCGCATCCTGTGCTTCCTGCTGTTCAGCCTGCTGCTGTTCAACGCCGGGATGAACCCGCTGCGCGCCGCGCCCTGGCCGGATGATCTGCCCAGCCACATGGTCGCCACGGCCGTGCAGATCTTCTGGTGGCTGTTCGCCGCGCGCTGTCTGACGGTGGTGCTGGGCTTCCTGCTGGTGCAACGCATCGGCCACGGCGGGCGGTTGCTGCAGGACGTGGTCGGCGCACTGATCTTCCTGGTCGCCATCATCGCCGCCGCCGGCTACGTGCTGGAGCTGCCGGTGAAGGGCCTGCTGGCCACTTCCGGGGTGGTTGCCATCGTCCTCGGCCTGGCGCTGCAGAGCACCCTGAGCGACGTGTTCTCCGGCATCGTGCTGAACACCACCAAGCCGTACCAGCTGGACGACTGGATCTCCATCGACGGTATCGAGGGCAAGGTCACCGAGATCGACTGGCGCTCCACCTACCTGCAGACCTCGCAGGGCACGCTGGCCGTGGTGCCCAACTCCCTCGCCGCCAAGGCCAAGGTGCTCAACCTGAGCCGCCCGGCAAACCTCTATGGCGTCAGCGTGAGCCTGACGGTCAGCCCGCACATCCGCCCGCGCAAGGTCGTGGAGGCGCTGGAGCACGCGCTCGGCGGCTGTCGAGCGCTGCTGGCCACGCCTGCGCCAGCGGTAAGCGTGCGCAAGTCCGCGCCGGACGGTGTGGAATACGAAATGAGCGGCTTCGTCGCCGCCATGGGCGAGAAGCGCGAGGTGCGCAACCAGTTGTTCGACCTCGCCTACCGCCACCTGCAGGCCGCGGGCATCAACCTGCTCGCCGAAGCCGATGCGCCGATGCGCGAGAGCGCCTCGCGGGCACGGGCGCTGCTGGTGCGTTCGGGGCTGTTCGATGCGCTGCGCGACGAGGAACGCGACGAACTGGCGAAACGCATGCAGCGCCGGCCCTTCAAGCGCGGTGAAGTGCTGCTGGCGCCGCGGGATGTCAGCGAGCGCCTGCTGATCATCGACTCCGGCGTGGTCAGCGTCACCCTGCCCCACGACAGCCAGACCATCGAGGCCGGGCGCATGGGGCCGGGCGAAGTGTTCGGCGAGGCCGGCGTGCTGACCGGTTCGGCCTGGCAGGCTGAGTTCACCGCGATCAGCGATGGCGCCGCCTACTACATCGACAAGGAAACCCTCGCTCCCTGCATGGAGGCGCGCCAGGAGATCGCCGAGGCCATGGGCCGTCTGCTGGACTTCCGCCAGAAGGCCAGCGCCGCGCTATTGGTCGAGCAACCCACGGTGGTGCAGCAGCGCGGGCTGATGGCCTGGCTCAAGCAGCACGCCGGACGCCGCTACAAGGCCTGACTCCATTGTGGATCAGGCGTTGCCGGGTCAGGCGCTGACTTCCTGCAGGCAATCCAGCGGCACCCAGCCGGCCTCGCCACCGGAGCGCACGCACCAGAGCCAACCGCCCAGCTCGCGGCCGCCTTCGAGGCGCTCGCCGACTTCGACGTCGAGCTCGCGGGCGGTGTAGTCCTCCATCGCCACCCCCGCGCCCGGCGCAGTCATGTTGAAGACCTGCGCCGGCACCCAGCCCTCGCGCTGGCCGGGCGTGGAGCAGAAGTACCAGTCTTCCCAGCCCTCGGCGCCTTCATAACGCTCACCGACGAACAGCGGTGCGCCCCTGGCGAAGGTGATGGGCGCGGGGTACTCGCTGCGATGACGTTGAATCACTTCGTAGTGCATGTCGATCTCCCGGTTCCCTGGACCGATCCATGCTACTCCTCACAGCGCATCGTGGAAGATCACCCCGAGGGTGAAGCGCTCGCCGGTATGCAGGCGACTGACGCCGTGGCGCAGATTGACCCGGTGATAGCCGCGCACGCCGTGAACCGGGCGCTGGGCCACGGCGAACACCACCGCATCGCCCTGCTGCAAAGGCACCACGCTCGCCCGCGACTGCATGCGCGGGCGTTGCTCGGTGAGGACGAATTCGCCGCCCGTGAACTCTTCGCCCGGCCGCGACAGCAGGATCGCCACCTGCAGCGGGAAGGCCCGTTCCCCGTAGAGGTCCTGGTGCAGGCAGTTGTAGTCGCCAGCACGGTAGCGCAGCAGCAAGGGGGTCGGCCGCCGCTGGCCGGCGGCGTGGCACTGGTCGAGGAAGCCGGCATGCTCCGGCGAGTACTGGATGCCGGTGCCCATGCGCTCCTGCCAGGTGTTGGCGATGGCCCGCAGCGGCGGATAGAAGGTTTGACGAAGCTCCTGCAGCAGGGTCGGCAAGGGATAGGCGAAGTAGCGGTATTCGCCGAGGCCGAAGTTGTGCCGGGCCATGACCACGCGGCTGCGAAATGGCGCCTCCTGGTCGTAGAGCGCGCGGAGCGTCTCGCACTGCCCCCTGTCCAGCAGGCCGGGGATCAGCGCGTGGCCGTCGGCGTCGAGTTGCTGGGTGAGTGCGGGCCAATCCAGGCCGGACAGGGTTCGGGAGAGGAGCATCTTGGCGATCCGTGATGGCAATGCCTCAGTCTAGGACCGCCCCTTTACCGCCCGCGCCCCAAGGCCGACTTTCAAACTTCCCTGTAGGAGCGCCCCATGGGCGCGATCGCGGGCATGGCCCGCTCCTACAGTGTTGGTATCCGCCGCGGTGGCATCGGCGGATAACCCGTTCCGGGTTATTCGCCCTACGGATACCAGGAAATCAGGTCAGTGGCCGGCCCTGTAGGGCGCATAACGCCTATGGCGTTATCCGCCGCCATGGCGGACAGCCTGCTCCGGGTTATTCGCCCTGCGGTGACCGGCCAATGAGGCCATCCGTCAGGCGTCGTTGTAGACTCGGACATCCACCCCGGACCGACTACCGCCATGAGCACCGAAGACCCGATCCTGCGCGACATTTCCCGCGTCACCCTGCAGCACTACCAGGACAGCGCCCAGTCTTTCCGCGCGGGCACCTGGGACCACGACGTCACCCAGAACATTGCCGCGCTGCTGCGACATATCCAGGGCGAAGCACCTTTCGTGCTGCTCGATTTCGGTTGCGGTCCAGGCCGCGACCTGTGTGCTCTGAAAGGCATGGGGCATGCACCGGTCGGCCTCGACGGCTGCGCCGACTTCGTCGCCATGGCCCGCGAGGCCAGCGGTTGCGAGGTCTGGCAGCAGGACTTCCTGGTCCTAGACCTGCCTGCCGAGCGTTTCGATGGCATCTATGCCAACGCCAGCCTGTTCCACGTACCACGCAGCGAGCTGCCGCGCGTACTGCGCCAGTTGCATGGCGCGCTGAAGCCGGGCGGCGTGCTGTTCAGCTCCAACCCGCGCGGGGAGAACCAGGAAGGCTGGAATGGCGGGCGCTACGGCTCCTACCACGACCTGGAGAACTGGACGCGCCTGCTGGAGAACGCCGGCTTCCGCGAGCTGGAACACTACTATCGTCCGGCAGGCCTGCCACGGGAGCAGCAACCCTGGCTGGCGAGCGTGTGGCGCAAGGTTTGAATTGACGCCAGCCCTGCCGGCGGGTCGCGGGCAGGGCCCGCCCCTGAGGGGGAACACGACTCCTCGCAGGGGCGAACCGCGCCAGCGATTCGATCACGCGGGTGTTGCCACCCGCGTCAAACCGCCGATCAGCCCTTCGCCGCCCAGGCGTTGAAGCGCTGCTCCAGGTCCTCGCCGTGGTCGACCCAGAACTCGAAGTTCACCGGCACGGCCTGTTCGAGGTTCGCCGGCGCGGTGTTCAGGCGCTCGATCAGTTTGGGATCGATCAGTTTGTTGGTCCCCAGGTTCACCGAGCCGTAGCCCAGCTTCACGGTGTGGATCTTCTGCTGTTCGGGCGAGAGCGAGAAGGCGATGAAGTCCTCGGCGGCCTTCTTGTTCGGGCTGCCCTTGGGGATCGCCCAGGAGTCGATGGCATACAGGCTGCCGTTCCACACCACCTTCATCGGCACGCCCTCCTCCTGCGCAGCGAAGGCGCGGCCGTTGTAGGCGGTGCTCATGACCACGTCGCCGCTGGCGAGGAACTGCATCGGCTGCGCGCCGGACTCCCACCACTGGATCGACGGCTTGATCTCATCGAGCTTCTTGAACGCGCGGTCCACGCCTTCCTTGGTGGACAGTACCTTGTACAGGTCTTCCTTCTTCACGCCATCGGCCAGCAGGGCGATCTCCAGGGTGTACTTGGCGCCCTTGCGCAGCGAGCGCTTGCCGGGGAATTTCTTCGTGTCCCAGAAATCCGTCCAGCCGGTCGGGCCGTTGGCAAGGCGTTTGCCGTCGTAGACCATGGCCATCGACCAGACCAGCAGGCCGGCGCCGCAGTCGGAGATGGTGCCGGGCACGTAGTCTTCGGCCCTGCCGAGGATCGCCGGGTCGAGTTGTTCGAACAGGCCTTCTTCGCAGCCGCGCAGCAGCTCCGGCCCTTCCACCTGGACGACGTCCCAGTTGACGCCGCCGGTGTCGACCATGGCCTTGATCTTGCCCATTTCGCCGTTGTACTCGCCGGCGATCACCTTCATTCCTTCCTTCTTCTCGAAGGGTTTGTAGAAGGCTTCGGTCTGTACGTCCTTGCTGATGCCACCGAAGGAGATCACGGTCAGGTCAGCAGCCATGGCGCCGGACGCCACGCCCATGAGCAGGGCTCCCAGAATCGGGTTTTTCATTTCCACCTCTTGGCTTTGTTGTTGGCAGATGGTGCAAGCACGCAGGCGCCCGGTCTCTGCGGACCGGGGCACGGTAACAGGGTCAGGTAGGCCTGTTTTTCTTAACTGCGATAGGCGGCCTCGCCGTCCTCGATCAGGCGCAACGCCGATTCCCAGGCCAGCAGGTGCAGGCCGTCGACCAGCGCTTCCTCTTCCTGTACCGCAACGCGCTCGCACACAACGTGCGACGGGTAACACAGCTGGCGGCCACCAGCCAGGGCCTGGACCTGCGCCTGGCAGGCACGTTCGAGAAAGTAGATCTGGTTGAAGGCTTCGGCGATGCAGCGCCCGGTAGCCAGCAGGCCATGGTTGCGCAGGATCATCACCATGTGGCTGCCCAGATCGCCGACCAGGCGCGAGCGCTCGGCCGGGTCCAGGGCAATGCCTTCGTAGTCGTGGTAACCCAGGCGGTTGTAGAACTTCAGCGCGTGCTGGCTGATCGGCAGCAGGCCGTCTTCCTGGGCGGATACCGCGATGCCGGCAGCGGTGTGGGTGTGGATCACGCAGGCCACGTCCTCGCGGGCGGCGTGTACCGCGGAATGGATGTTGAAGCCGGCGCGATTGACGCTTTTCGGCCCGAAGCGCGGATCGATGACGTCGCCCGCGTGGTCGACCTTCACAAGGTCGGAGGCGCGCATTTCATGGAACATCACGCCGTAGCGATTGATCAGGTAGTGGCCCGGCTCGCCCGGCACCCGCGCGGAGATGTGGGTGTCGATGTGGTCGGTCCAGCGGAAGTGCGCAATCAGCCGGTACAGCGCGGCGAGTTCGCAGCGGGCCTGCCACTCTTCGGCGGAAATGCTCGACGGATCGATGTTGTAAGCTGTGTCACGCATGACGGGCTGTCCCTGTTCTTGTTCGGGGGTTCTTATTTCAGGCTGTGCGGCTAATTGCCGCCGTCTGGGACCGAGTGTGCTGGGCGTGCCCGGCCCGCACCATGCACAGGGACAACGCAGAAATTGCAGTGCTGTTATGGTCCGCGGACCTGTACAGATCCTTCCCCACCAGAATCGGACCTTCGGATGCTGTTGCTCGACCCCACCTCGGACATTCCCCTGGTCACCCAGATCGTCGACGGCATCGCCCAGGCCATCGACGAGCAGCGCCTGCGCCCCGGCGCCAAGCTGCCCTCGATCCGCAAGTTCGCCCAGGCCAACGGCGTCAGCCACTTCACCGTGGTCGAGGCGTACGACCGGCTGGTGGCGCGCGGCTGTCTGAACGCCGTGCCCAACGCCGGCTTCTATGTGCGCGGCCCGGCAGTCGAGGACAGCGCCAGCGATGAGGCGCCCACCGAATTCGACTTCGATGCGCACCTGTTGCTGCACAAGGTCTTCCAGCCGCTGGGCATGGAGCTGCGGCCCGGCGTCGGCCTGCTGCCCGAACACTGGCTCGACGGCGAAGGCCTGCTGCGCGGCTTGCGCAGCCTGGCGCGGGAAGAACCGACCCAGTTCGGCAACTACGGCCACAGCAAGGGCAACCCAAAGCTGCGCGGCAAGCTGGCCGACCGCCTGGGTGATGCGGGCGTGGCTGCCAGCCCGGAGCAGATTTTGCTGACCGCCGGCGCCAGCCAGGCGCTGGACCTGACCGTGCGCTACCTGGTGCAGCGTGGCGACCCGGTGCTCGTTGACGAGCCTGGCTACCACAACCTGTTCCTCAACCTGCGCCTGCAGGGCGCGCAGCTGCTGGGCGTGCCGCGCAGCGCCGACGGGCTGGATCTCGACCGCCTGGAGCAACTGGCCCGCGAACACCGCCCCAAGGTCTACTTCACCCAGGCGCGCCTGCAGAGCCCCACCGGCGGCAGCCTGTCGCTGGCTGCGGCGCATCGTCTGCTGCAACTGGCGGAGAAGTACGACTTCCTGATCGTCGAGAACGACATCTACGCCGACCTCGACCCCGCCGGCCAGTTGCTGCTGGCCAACCTCGACCAGCTGGCGCGGGTGATCTACATCAGCAGCCTGTCCAAGGTCATCGCCCCGGCCCTACGCACCGGCTTCATCGCCGCGCACCCCGAGCTGATCGAGGAGCTGGTACCGCTGAAGATGGTCAGCGGCCTGACCAGCTCGGAACTCACCGAGACCCTGGCCCTGGACATCCTCCTGCAGGGCCGCCACCGCAAGCACGTGCGCCAGCTGCGCGACCAGCTCGGCGAAGCCCACGACAGCGTGGCGCGGCGCCTGGAAGCCGCCGGCCTGGAAATCTTCCATGAACCGCGCGCCGGCCTGTTCCTCTGGGCCCGCCACCGCGCGGTGGATGACGCCACCCTGCTCGCCAGCCGCGCCAAGGAAGCGAAGATCCTGCTGTTCCCCGGCCAGCTGTTCATGCCCGACGGCCGCAGCGTGCCGTGGATGCGCTTCAACGTCGCGCACTCGCTGGACGAGCGGCTGTACGCTTTTCTATCGGCACAAAGCGAAGTTCCGGGCTGACGGTCACAAAAATCGCGGGCGCCGAGTCCAAGGAAGAACAGCCGGTCTTTCGCCCGGCAAGTCAGGAGGACACCGTGAAATTTCCCGCCATCGACCCGCAACAGCTGCAACGCGCCCAGCAAGGCGACCCCGCCGCCCTCGACGCATTGCTGCTGGCCCTGCAAGCGCCAGTCTACAACCTCGCCCTGCGCATGCTGGGCCGCCGTGAAGACGCCCAGGACGCCAGCCAGGAAATCCTCCTGCGCATCACCACGCACCTCGCCAGCTTCCGCGGCGACAGCCAGTTTTCCACCTGGGCCTTCCGCATAGCGAGCAACGCGCTGCTGACCGCGCGCACCAAGGTCCGCGAGACGCCCACCGTGTCGCTGGAGGCGCTGGCGGAAAAGCTCGACCTCGGCCTGCGCCTGGCGGAGGCCAATGAACGCCCGCTGGAGCCCGCCGACAAGCTCGCCGCCGAGCGCATCGCCCTGGCCTGCACCCAGGGCATGCTGATGTGCCTGGAGCGCGAGCAGCGCCTGGCCTATGTGCTCGACATCGCCTTCGGGCTGGACTCGGAGACGGCGGCAGCGGTGCTGGAGATCGAGCCGGCGGCCTATCGCAAGCGCCTGTCACGGGCGCGCCTGCGGCTGGATGAGTTCATGCAGCAGCACTGCGGGCTGGTCAACGCGCAGGCAGCCTGTTCCTGCGAGCGCCAGGCAATGGCCCTGCCAGTGGGCGCCAGCGACACTCGCAAGGCCGAGAGCGAGCTGCTCGCCCTCACCCGCCTGGCGGATGCGGCGGCGGTGTTCCGCGCCCACCCGGATTACCGCGTCCCGCAACGGGTCATCGAAACCGTCCGCGCCGTGCTGCAGCAGCACACCGGAGGCTGGCAATGAACGCGATCGCTGACCTGGGCTACCCCGAGGGCTTCGAGCCACTGCAGCGACGCAACCCATTGCTGGACCTGCTCGGTCCGTTCCTGGTGCGCGGCGAAGGTGATTCACTGGAACTCGGCCTGCTGCTGGACGAACGCCACACCAACAGCCGCGGCGGCGTACACGGTGGCATCCTCGCCACCCTGGCGGACATCGGCATGGGTTACGCCATGGCCTTCTCCAGCCAGCCGCCGCAGCCGCTGGTCACCGCCAGCCTGACCCTGGACTACGTCTCCACTGCGCAGGTCGGCGACTGGTTGAGCATCCGCCTGCTGCACAACCGGCGCGGCCGGCAGATGGCCTTCGCCAATGCGCTGCTGTCGGTGGGCGACAAGGTGGTGGCGCAGGCCAGTGCGGTGTTCGCGGTCCCGCACTGATCCAGCGGATATCGCCAGCGGGCGCGCGAGGCCTTAGACTTGCCGCCCATCAGCAACCGCCAGCAAGAGATCACTATGGGCGCCCAGTGGAAAGCCAAACATAAAGAAGTCGCCGCCAACGCCAAGGGCCGCATCTTCGGCAAACTGTCGAAGGAAATCATGATCGCCGCGCGCAATGGCGCCGACCCGGACATGAACCCGAAACTGCGCCTGGTCGTCGAGCAGGCCAAGAAGGCCTCGATGCCGCGCGATACCCTGGAGCGCGCCATCAAGAAAGGCGCCGGCCTGCTGGACGGCGCCGCCACCTTCGAGCGCGTGGTCTACGAAGGCTTCGCCCCGCACCGCGTGCCGGTGATCGTCGAATGCCTGACCGACAACGTGAACCGCACCATCGCGGAAATCCGCGTGCTGTTCCGCAAGGGCCAGCTGGGCGCTTCCGGCTCGGTCTCCTGGGACTTCGATTATCTGGGCCTGGTCGAGGCCACCCCGGCCAGCGCTGACGCCGACCCGGAACTGGCCGCCATCGAAGCCGGCGCCCAGGACTTCGAGCCGGGCGAGGAAGAAGGCGACACCCTGTTCCTCACCGACTCCACCGATCTGGACGCCGTCTGCCGCGCCTGCCCGAGCACGGTTTCACCGTCGCCTCGGCCAAGCTCGGCTACAAGGCGAAGAACCCGGTGAGCCTGTCCGACGCGGAGCTGGAGGAAGTCGAAGCCTTCCTCGATGCCCTCGACGGCAACGACGACGTGCAGAACCTCTACGTCGGCCTGGCGTAAAAGCAAGGCACCCCGGGGAGATGGGGCAAACCCGTCTCCCTCGCACCACCGTCAGTACAGCCCGGTCGCGCTCCCCGGTTCGAACACCGGAGTTTCGTTGGCCTGGATCATGTTGTAGCTCAGCATGAAGGTCACGCCGCCCTCGCTGCCCAGCGCCTGGCTGACCCAGCCGATGGGGTTGTTGAACAGCGAATCATCCGGGTTGAGCACACCGATAGCTGCCGAGTCGGGATCGTTGTCCCAGGTGACATCACCCCAGTGCCACCCCAGCCCCAGCACGAACTGCCGTCCCAGCAGGGCACCGAGCGCGAACACCGTGTCATCGTCCACCTCACGCTGCTGCGCCTTGGCTTCGCGCACGTACTGGGTAATCGCCGCGACCACCTCATGGGGTGGCAACTCGGGCGCCAGCTGAAGCAGCACCAGTCCCTGCTGTTGCAGATCTTCCAGTTGTTGTTCCAGTTCCGCCGACAGCGGGATGATTTCAGCCATGCTTCCTTCTCCTCAAACGGTTCCCGCGCTGTCCTGGCGGGTCCCTGTCACTGTTGAAACTTCCATCCTGCCGACACTCAAACGGCGCGGCCCATCAGTACGTCCTGGCTGCCTTCGGCCTTTTCCCGCAGGAAATCCCAGGTAGTGCGCATCCGCGCGATGTCCTTGAGTTCGGTCGGCATCAGCATCCAGAAGGTCCGCACGAACTCGATTTCCCCTGCCAGCACCGGCTGCAGCGACGGGTCTTCGGCTGCCGCGAACGCCGGCAGGATCGCCAGCCCGGCGCCCTCCGACACCGCGCGCTGCTGGGCGAGGATGCTGGTGCAGCGCAGCGCCATGTGCAACGGCCGGCCGATCTCGTCGAGGTACTGCAGCTCCTTGCTGTAGAGCAGGTCGTCGACGTAGCCGACCAGGGCGTGCTCGCGCAGGTCGTCGCGGTTGCGGATCGGCCCGCGCTCGGCGAGGTAGTCCTGCGAGGCGTAGAGGCGCAGCACGTAGTCGGTCAGCCGGGTAATCAGGTAAGGCCCGCGGCCGGGGCGCTCCAGGGTGATCACTATGTCCGCCTCGTGGCGCGACAGCTGCAACGCCCGTGGGACCGCCAGCAGGTCCACACCCAGGTGCGGGTGGCGCTGGTTCAGCTCCACCAGTTGCGAGGTCAGCAGCGTCGAGCCGTAACCCTCGGTGGCGCCGATGCGTACCTTGCCGGAGAGATTGTCTTCGGCGCCGGCCAGGCGCTTCTCGATCACCTTGCAGGCGCTTTCCATGGCCTCGGCCTGGGGCAGCAGCCCGTGGCCGGCCTCGGTCAGCCGATAGCCGGCGGGCTCGCGCACCAGCAGTTGGGCGCCGATGCTCTTCTCCAGCGCCTGCAGGCGGCGGGCGACCGTGGTGTGGTCCACGCCCAGGCGTCGCGCGGCCACGGTCAGCTTGCCGGCCCGGGAAAGCTCGAGGAAAAACCGCAGGTTGTCCCAGTCCATATCTGCCTCAGCACGGGCCGTGTCTGCAAAAATGCAGAGCATACTTGCACATCACCTCATTGAGCACATCAAAAATGCACTGCTAGGATCGTTCCAGACAACAAGAAAGCCTTCAGGCTGGGAGAACCCCGATGACTGCAACTGCCGTCCCGACCGTCAAACTCTTCCTCGACGGCAAGCCCGTCGAGTCCACCACCACCGAATGGCGCGACGTGATCAACCCCGCCACCCAGGAGGTCCTCGCCCGAGTACCCTTCGCCACGCCCGAGGAAGTCGAGCGCGCGGTGGCCAGTGCCAAGGCCGCGTTCAAGACCTGGAAGAAGACGCCCATCGGCGCCCGCGCGCGCATCTTCCTCAAGTACCAGCAACTGATCCGCGAGAACATGAAGGAACTGGCGGCGATCCTCACCGCCGAACAGGGCAAGACCCTGCCCGATGCCGAGGGCGACGTGTTCCGC
This region includes:
- a CDS encoding LysR family transcriptional regulator, which produces MDWDNLRFFLELSRAGKLTVAARRLGVDHTTVARRLQALEKSIGAQLLVREPAGYRLTEAGHGLLPQAEAMESACKVIEKRLAGAEDNLSGKVRIGATEGYGSTLLTSQLVELNQRHPHLGVDLLAVPRALQLSRHEADIVITLERPGRGPYLITRLTDYVLRLYASQDYLAERGPIRNRDDLREHALVGYVDDLLYSKELQYLDEIGRPLHMALRCTSILAQQRAVSEGAGLAILPAFAAAEDPSLQPVLAGEIEFVRTFWMLMPTELKDIARMRTTWDFLREKAEGSQDVLMGRAV
- a CDS encoding class II aldolase/adducin family protein; translation: MRDTAYNIDPSSISAEEWQARCELAALYRLIAHFRWTDHIDTHISARVPGEPGHYLINRYGVMFHEMRASDLVKVDHAGDVIDPRFGPKSVNRAGFNIHSAVHAAREDVACVIHTHTAAGIAVSAQEDGLLPISQHALKFYNRLGYHDYEGIALDPAERSRLVGDLGSHMVMILRNHGLLATGRCIAEAFNQIYFLERACQAQVQALAGGRQLCYPSHVVCERVAVQEEEALVDGLHLLAWESALRLIEDGEAAYRS
- a CDS encoding 2OG-Fe(II) oxygenase, producing the protein MLLSRTLSGLDWPALTQQLDADGHALIPGLLDRGQCETLRALYDQEAPFRSRVVMARHNFGLGEYRYFAYPLPTLLQELRQTFYPPLRAIANTWQERMGTGIQYSPEHAGFLDQCHAAGQRRPTPLLLRYRAGDYNCLHQDLYGERAFPLQVAILLSRPGEEFTGGEFVLTEQRPRMQSRASVVPLQQGDAVVFAVAQRPVHGVRGYHRVNLRHGVSRLHTGERFTLGVIFHDAL
- a CDS encoding PaaI family thioesterase; protein product: MNAIADLGYPEGFEPLQRRNPLLDLLGPFLVRGEGDSLELGLLLDERHTNSRGGVHGGILATLADIGMGYAMAFSSQPPQPLVTASLTLDYVSTAQVGDWLSIRLLHNRRGRQMAFANALLSVGDKVVAQASAVFAVPH
- a CDS encoding RNA polymerase sigma factor gives rise to the protein MKFPAIDPQQLQRAQQGDPAALDALLLALQAPVYNLALRMLGRREDAQDASQEILLRITTHLASFRGDSQFSTWAFRIASNALLTARTKVRETPTVSLEALAEKLDLGLRLAEANERPLEPADKLAAERIALACTQGMLMCLEREQRLAYVLDIAFGLDSETAAAVLEIEPAAYRKRLSRARLRLDEFMQQHCGLVNAQAACSCERQAMALPVGASDTRKAESELLALTRLADAAAVFRAHPDYRVPQRVIETVRAVLQQHTGGWQ
- a CDS encoding ABC transporter substrate-binding protein encodes the protein MKNPILGALLMGVASGAMAADLTVISFGGISKDVQTEAFYKPFEKKEGMKVIAGEYNGEMGKIKAMVDTGGVNWDVVQVEGPELLRGCEEGLFEQLDPAILGRAEDYVPGTISDCGAGLLVWSMAMVYDGKRLANGPTGWTDFWDTKKFPGKRSLRKGAKYTLEIALLADGVKKEDLYKVLSTKEGVDRAFKKLDEIKPSIQWWESGAQPMQFLASGDVVMSTAYNGRAFAAQEEGVPMKVVWNGSLYAIDSWAIPKGSPNKKAAEDFIAFSLSPEQQKIHTVKLGYGSVNLGTNKLIDPKLIERLNTAPANLEQAVPVNFEFWVDHGEDLEQRFNAWAAKG
- a CDS encoding class I SAM-dependent methyltransferase, coding for MSTEDPILRDISRVTLQHYQDSAQSFRAGTWDHDVTQNIAALLRHIQGEAPFVLLDFGCGPGRDLCALKGMGHAPVGLDGCADFVAMAREASGCEVWQQDFLVLDLPAERFDGIYANASLFHVPRSELPRVLRQLHGALKPGGVLFSSNPRGENQEGWNGGRYGSYHDLENWTRLLENAGFRELEHYYRPAGLPREQQPWLASVWRKV
- a CDS encoding mechanosensitive ion channel domain-containing protein; translated protein: MPALLTSHPLFAAPVLLLIDLLLWRLVGPAHPHWRLATRILCFLLFSLLLFNAGMNPLRAAPWPDDLPSHMVATAVQIFWWLFAARCLTVVLGFLLVQRIGHGGRLLQDVVGALIFLVAIIAAAGYVLELPVKGLLATSGVVAIVLGLALQSTLSDVFSGIVLNTTKPYQLDDWISIDGIEGKVTEIDWRSTYLQTSQGTLAVVPNSLAAKAKVLNLSRPANLYGVSVSLTVSPHIRPRKVVEALEHALGGCRALLATPAPAVSVRKSAPDGVEYEMSGFVAAMGEKREVRNQLFDLAYRHLQAAGINLLAEADAPMRESASRARALLVRSGLFDALRDEERDELAKRMQRRPFKRGEVLLAPRDVSERLLIIDSGVVSVTLPHDSQTIEAGRMGPGEVFGEAGVLTGSAWQAEFTAISDGAAYYIDKETLAPCMEARQEIAEAMGRLLDFRQKASAALLVEQPTVVQQRGLMAWLKQHAGRRYKA
- a CDS encoding PLP-dependent aminotransferase family protein, which codes for MLLLDPTSDIPLVTQIVDGIAQAIDEQRLRPGAKLPSIRKFAQANGVSHFTVVEAYDRLVARGCLNAVPNAGFYVRGPAVEDSASDEAPTEFDFDAHLLLHKVFQPLGMELRPGVGLLPEHWLDGEGLLRGLRSLAREEPTQFGNYGHSKGNPKLRGKLADRLGDAGVAASPEQILLTAGASQALDLTVRYLVQRGDPVLVDEPGYHNLFLNLRLQGAQLLGVPRSADGLDLDRLEQLAREHRPKVYFTQARLQSPTGGSLSLAAAHRLLQLAEKYDFLIVENDIYADLDPAGQLLLANLDQLARVIYISSLSKVIAPALRTGFIAAHPELIEELVPLKMVSGLTSSELTETLALDILLQGRHRKHVRQLRDQLGEAHDSVARRLEAAGLEIFHEPRAGLFLWARHRAVDDATLLASRAKEAKILLFPGQLFMPDGRSVPWMRFNVAHSLDERLYAFLSAQSEVPG
- a CDS encoding SH3 domain-containing protein: MHYEVIQRHRSEYPAPITFARGAPLFVGERYEGAEGWEDWYFCSTPGQREGWVPAQVFNMTAPGAGVAMEDYTARELDVEVGERLEGGRELGGWLWCVRSGGEAGWVPLDCLQEVSA